Proteins encoded in a region of the Spiroplasma endosymbiont of Amphimallon solstitiale genome:
- a CDS encoding Mbov_0401 family ICE element transposase-like protein: MSFNYLWTLNEATKRMYQSFRDDVKNQWEKTDWRILKERDRKYIPVKIKTRTRNTINGLVTYKCRDYKYYDEQLKKWVPICLLDEKLQLPKYKRTCQDIKNNVIEHFADGKKYRDILHTMKQTKFSTTSIGRVFQEYQVNKLDVPKIKLEPNQFIYISIDDGHRKFWKFKRNSGKYSMRLVLFCTDNINHKLVNKRVDVIIRPTKTAIGVKKTAEFILEQGNRFFENFDQAKIIICGDSAEWIKDVADYLGAQFVLDKFHLVKKLYVGIIAGNKGKYWNEYNTCRNFIENGQYDELIKYMNEILKNHKKLKKQYWGFLEICVSLFYKVLVQINSVFKFYHKMSNCCISILNRQCSFFCYIFNC; encoded by the coding sequence ATGAGTTTTAATTACTTATGAACTTTAAATGAAGCAACTAAAAGAATGTATCAATCATTTAGAGATGATGTAAAAAATCAATGAGAAAAAACAGATTGAAGAATCTTAAAAGAAAGAGATAGAAAATATATCCCCGTTAAAATTAAAACAAGAACTAGAAATACTATCAATGGTCTTGTTACTTATAAATGTCGTGATTATAAATATTATGATGAACAATTAAAAAAATGAGTTCCTATTTGTTTATTAGATGAAAAATTGCAATTACCTAAATACAAAAGGACTTGTCAAGATATCAAAAATAATGTTATTGAACATTTTGCAGATGGAAAAAAATATCGTGATATTTTACATACTATGAAACAAACAAAATTTAGTACAACAAGTATTGGAAGAGTATTTCAAGAATATCAAGTCAATAAATTAGATGTTCCTAAAATAAAATTAGAACCAAATCAATTTATTTATATTAGTATTGATGATGGACATCGTAAGTTTTGAAAATTTAAACGTAATTCTGGTAAATATTCAATGCGCTTAGTATTATTTTGTACAGATAATATTAATCATAAATTAGTTAATAAAAGAGTAGATGTAATAATAAGACCAACAAAAACAGCAATTGGTGTTAAAAAAACTGCTGAATTTATTTTAGAACAAGGAAATAGATTTTTTGAAAATTTTGACCAAGCAAAAATTATTATTTGTGGTGATAGTGCAGAATGAATTAAAGATGTTGCTGATTATTTAGGTGCACAATTTGTTTTAGATAAATTCCATTTAGTTAAAAAGTTATATGTAGGAATAATTGCTGGAAATAAAGGAAAATATTGAAACGAATATAATACTTGTAGAAATTTTATTGAAAATGGTCAATATGATGAGTTAATAAAATATATGAATGAAATATTAAAAAATCATAAAAAATTAAAAAAACAATATTGAGGCTTTTTAGAAATCTGTGTATCTTTGTTTTACAAAGTACTAGTTCAGATTAATTCTGTCTTCAAATTTTATCATAAAATGAGCAATTGCTGTATTTCAATTTTGAATAGGCAATGTTCATTTTTTTGTTATATTTTCAATTGCTAA
- a CDS encoding IS256 family transposase, with amino-acid sequence MAKKQNINNNDPISKAVDLLLENTEDLTTVFKEGGLYKELTKRLVEKMLNSEMQNYLGYEKNQHSNTENARNGTSSKKLITQQGKIEIDVPRDRNSDFTPVIVAKRQRRFDGFDQQVLSLYAKGMTLSDIRMQLQELYHGADISESVISQITDDVIDDVKAWQNRPLESVYPIVYFDCIVVKVRQDKRIINKSVYIALGVDLEGKKDVLGLWISENEGAKFWLANFTEMKNRGLNDILIACSDNLTGMSEAIQAVYPKTEHQLCIVHQIRNSLKYVSYKHRKTLVTDLKPIYSACSEEQAMQALESFESKWNKQYPQIAKSWYKNWENLMIFISYPAEIKRVIYTTNAIESVNSQLRKVIRNKKAFPNDMSVFKIFYLAIENITKKWTLPIQNWNTAIAHFMIKFEDRINLN; translated from the coding sequence ATGGCTAAAAAACAAAATATTAATAATAATGATCCAATATCAAAAGCAGTAGATTTATTATTAGAAAATACTGAAGATTTAACAACAGTTTTTAAAGAAGGGGGTTTATATAAAGAATTAACAAAACGTTTAGTTGAAAAAATGTTGAATTCTGAAATGCAAAATTATTTAGGATATGAAAAAAATCAACATAGTAATACTGAAAATGCTCGTAATGGTACAAGTTCAAAAAAATTAATAACTCAACAAGGTAAAATTGAGATTGATGTACCAAGAGATCGCAATAGTGATTTTACTCCTGTAATAGTTGCAAAAAGACAGCGAAGATTTGATGGTTTTGATCAACAAGTGCTTTCACTATATGCAAAAGGTATGACTCTATCTGACATTAGAATGCAGTTACAAGAGTTATATCATGGTGCTGATATTAGTGAAAGTGTTATTAGTCAAATTACTGATGATGTTATTGATGATGTCAAAGCATGACAAAATCGACCATTAGAAAGCGTTTATCCGATTGTTTATTTTGATTGTATAGTAGTTAAAGTTCGACAAGATAAACGGATTATTAATAAATCAGTTTATATAGCATTAGGAGTTGATTTAGAAGGTAAAAAAGATGTTTTAGGCTTATGAATTAGTGAAAATGAAGGTGCTAAATTTTGATTAGCTAATTTCACAGAAATGAAAAATCGAGGCTTAAATGATATTTTGATTGCTTGTAGTGATAATTTAACAGGCATGTCAGAAGCAATACAAGCAGTTTATCCTAAAACAGAACATCAATTATGCATTGTTCATCAAATTCGAAATAGTTTAAAATATGTTTCATACAAACATCGAAAAACTCTAGTTACAGATTTAAAACCAATTTATAGTGCATGTAGTGAAGAACAAGCAATGCAAGCTTTAGAATCATTTGAAAGTAAATGAAATAAACAATATCCCCAAATTGCTAAATCTTGATATAAAAATTGAGAAAATTTGATGATTTTTATTAGTTATCCTGCAGAAATCAAAAGAGTAATTTATACAACAAATGCTATTGAATCTGTTAATAGTCAATTACGAAAAGTTATTAGAAACAAAAAAGCTTTTCCTAATGATATGTCAGTTTTTAAAATATTTTATTTAGCAATTGAAAATATAACAAAAAAATGAACATTGCCTATTCAAAATTGAAATACAGCAATTGCTCATTTTATGATAAAATTTGAAGACAGAATTAATCTGAACTAG
- a CDS encoding transposase family protein — MIIDVTEVETERPKYNQKDWFSGKKWMHTVKFQTIINAHTNEILNIFPDIGKNHDFKTFKNSKLKFSPETIIIADKGYQGLQKIHANTFLPIKTSKNNPKTSKIKIFNKIINKTRRKVEHVFAFLKYFKIIGYKFRKGRKRIFLRFRQCLVICVTYKNNYV, encoded by the coding sequence TTGATAATTGATGTAACAGAAGTAGAAACAGAACGACCAAAATATAACCAAAAAGATTGATTTTCTGGTAAAAAATGAATGCATACTGTTAAGTTTCAAACCATAATTAATGCACATACTAATGAAATTTTAAATATTTTTCCTGATATTGGTAAAAATCATGATTTTAAAACTTTTAAAAATTCAAAGTTAAAATTTTCACCAGAAACTATAATTATTGCAGATAAAGGTTATCAAGGTTTACAAAAAATTCATGCTAATACATTTTTACCTATTAAAACTAGTAAAAACAATCCTAAAACAAGTAAAATTAAAATTTTTAATAAGATTATTAATAAAACTCGCAGAAAAGTTGAACATGTTTTTGCGTTTTTAAAATATTTTAAAATTATTGGTTATAAATTTAGAAAAGGCAGAAAACGAATATTTTTAAGATTTAGGCAATGTTTAGTAATCTGTGTAACTTACAAAAATAACTATGTTTAA